Part of the Dehalococcoidia bacterium genome is shown below.
GCTTCACGGTGGACTACAAGCTGCGCATCCTGGCCGAAGCCGATGCCTGTGCAGAAGCCCGCCAGGTCGGCGCCCTCTTGCGGCGGGAAGGCTTGTACTACTCGCACCTGGCGCACTGGCGCCAGCAGCGGGCCACGGGTGGTCGCCAGGCGCTGGCGCAGCCGCGTGGCCGTAAGCCCGCTGATCCCGCTGCGGGCGAGGTGCTACGGCTGCAGCAGGAGAACGGCCAGCTCCGTCGCCGTGTCGCCGTCGCCGAGGCGATCATTGCCGCCCAAAAAAACTTGGCGGCGGTGTTGGGGCTGACGTTGCCGGAGCCACCGCCAGCGCCGTAACGGCGCTCGCCGCCACGACGGGCATCCGGGTGGCGTGCGCGGCACTGGGCGTCAACCGCGCCAGCTACTACCGGCAGCAGGGACCCACCACGGGGACGCGGGGCGGCGGTGGTGGGCACCAACCACGGGCGCTCAGCCCAGCCGAACAGCACGCGGTGCTGGACGTGCTGCACAGTGCGCGGTTCCGGGATGCCGCGCCGGCCGAAGTCTATGCCACGCTCTTGGATGAAGGGAGCTACCTGTGTTCGGAGCGCACGATGTATCGGCTGCTCGCCGCCGCCGGCGAAGCGCGCGAGCGCCGCGACCAGGCGCGGCATCCCACCTATACCCGGCCGGAGTTGCTGGCGACGCGCCCCAACGAGGTCTGGAGCTGGGACATCACCAAGCTGCTGGGCCCGACGAAATGGACCTATTTCTACCTGTACG
Proteins encoded:
- a CDS encoding IS3 family transposase (programmed frameshift); this encodes MAAVPERPDPEVRERPTRRRFTVDYKLRILAEADACAEARQVGALLRREGLYYSHLAHWRQQRATGGRQALAQPRGRKPADPAAGEVLRLQQENGQLRRRVAVAEAIIAAQKNLAAVLGDVAGATASAVTALAATTGIRVACAALGVNRASYYRQQGPTTGTRGGGGGHQPRALSPAEQHAVLDVLHSARFRDAAPAEVYATLLDEGSYLCSERTMYRLLAAAGEARERRDQARHPTYTRPELLATRPNEVWSWDITKLLGPTKWTYFYLYVILDVFSRYVVGWMVGLRETAELAQDFIGATAAKQGIDAGTLTLHADRGTAMTSKPVACLLADLGITQSHSRPHVSNDNPYSESQFKTLKYRPAFPARFASVEVARAFCQTFFPWYNSEHHHSSLGLHTPEALHYGLAAGRQRVRRETLDAAYAAHPERFVQQPPTPPAIPTAAWINPPFPLPEEVTTMPE